The proteins below are encoded in one region of Odocoileus virginianus isolate 20LAN1187 ecotype Illinois chromosome 18, Ovbor_1.2, whole genome shotgun sequence:
- the CORO2A gene encoding coronin-2A isoform X4 gives MNQRLRCLSPSLPETGKLDPHYPKVCGHRGNVLDVKWNPFNDFEIASCSEDATIKLWDIPKQLLTKNLTAFRKELVGHARKVGLVEWHPTAANILFSSGYDYKVMVWNLDSKETVIMSPVKTINCHQDVILSMSFNTNGSLLATACKDRKIRVLDPRAGTVLQEANYKGHRASKVLFLGNLKKLLSTGTSRWNNRQMALWDQDDLSVPVTEVDLDGSSGVLFPFYDADTSMLYVVGKGDRNIHYYEISANKPHLNYLTEYHSYNPQKGIGVMPKRGLDVSSCEIFRFYKLITTKSLIEPVSMIVPRRSESYQEDIYPPTASAQPSLTAQEWLSGMNKEPVLMSLRPGAEPLSPQPLPSERTLSVPTAPTSPHLLNQTGRLLAEDGRGPFSLPEEKAPRWAAEHRLEEKKTWLTDGFDIFECPPPKTENELLQMFYRQQDEIRRLRELVTQREVQAKQLELEIRNLRMSSPRL, from the exons ATGAACCAGAGGCTCAGGTGTCTGTCTCCTAGTCTGCCAGAG ACAGGAAAGTTGGACCCCCACTACCCGAAGGTCTGCGGGCACAGAGGGAATGTCTTAGATGTCAAATGGAACCCTTTCAATGATTTTGAGATCGCCTCCTGTTCTGAAGATGCCACG ATTAAACTCTGGGACATCCCCAAGCAGCTGCTGACCAAGAACCTCACAGCCTTCAGGAAGGAGCTGGTGGGCCACGCCCGCAAAGTGGGCCTGGTGGAGTGGCACCCCACGGCTGCCAACATCCTCTTCAGCTCTGGCTACGACTACAAG GTGATGGTCTGGAACCTGGATTCAAAGGAGACTGTAATCATGAGCCCCGTGAAGACAATTAACTGTCACCAAGACGTGATCCTCTCCATGTCCTTCAACACCAACGGCAGCCTGCTGGCCACCGCCTGTAAAGACCGCAAGATTCGGGTTCTAGACCCCCGAGCAGGGACTGTCCTCCAG GAAGCCAACTATAAAGGGCACCGGGCCAGCAAAGTGCTATTTCTGGGGAACTTGAAGAAGCTGCTGTCCACAGGCACATCCCGATGGAACAACCGGCAGATGGCCCTTTGGGACCAG GATGACCTGTCTGTGCCTGTCACAGAGGTGGACCTCGACGGCTCCTCCGGTGTGCTGTTTCCCTTCTACGACGCGGACACCAGCATGCTCTACGTGGTGGGGAAG GGGGACAGGAACATCCACTACTATGAGATCAGTGCCAACAAACCTCACTTGAACTACCTGACGGAATACCACTCCTATAATCCACAGAAGGGGATTG GTGTTATGCCAAAGAGAGGTCTCGACGTGTCCTCCTGTGAGATCTTCCGTTTCTACAAGTTGATCACAACCAAAAGCCTCATCGAGCCCGTATCCATGATTGTACCCCGACGG TCAGAATCCTACCAAGAGGACATCTACCCGCCCACGGCCAGTGCCCAGCCCTCTCTGACAGCCCAGGAGTGGCTCAGTGGGATGAATAAAG AGCCCGTCCTGATGTCCCTCAGGCCTGGGGCCGAGCCGCTGAGCCCGCAGCCTCTGCCCTCAGAGAGAACCCTGTCCGTGCCCACGGCCCCCACCTCGCCTCATCTCCTCAACCAGACGGGAAGGCTGCTTGCAGAGGATGGCCGGGGGCCCTTCTCCCTGCCAGAGGAGAAGGCGCCAAGGTGGGCGGCAGAACACaggctggaggagaagaaaaCCTGGCTCACGGACGGCTTTGACATCTTCGAGTGCCCCCCACCGAAGACAGAGAACGAG CTGCTGCAGATGTTCTATCGGCAACAAGACGAGATCCGaaggctccgggagctggtgaccCAGCGCGAGGTCCAGGCCAAACAGTTGGAACTGGAGATCAGAAACTTGCGTATGAGCTCACCAAGGCTCTGA
- the CORO2A gene encoding coronin-2A isoform X5, translating to MGLRARGTRGEQTGKLDPHYPKVCGHRGNVLDVKWNPFNDFEIASCSEDATIKLWDIPKQLLTKNLTAFRKELVGHARKVGLVEWHPTAANILFSSGYDYKVMVWNLDSKETVIMSPVKTINCHQDVILSMSFNTNGSLLATACKDRKIRVLDPRAGTVLQEANYKGHRASKVLFLGNLKKLLSTGTSRWNNRQMALWDQDDLSVPVTEVDLDGSSGVLFPFYDADTSMLYVVGKGDRNIHYYEISANKPHLNYLTEYHSYNPQKGIGVMPKRGLDVSSCEIFRFYKLITTKSLIEPVSMIVPRRSESYQEDIYPPTASAQPSLTAQEWLSGMNKEPVLMSLRPGAEPLSPQPLPSERTLSVPTAPTSPHLLNQTGRLLAEDGRGPFSLPEEKAPRWAAEHRLEEKKTWLTDGFDIFECPPPKTENELLQMFYRQQDEIRRLRELVTQREVQAKQLELEIRNLRMSSPRL from the exons ACAGGAAAGTTGGACCCCCACTACCCGAAGGTCTGCGGGCACAGAGGGAATGTCTTAGATGTCAAATGGAACCCTTTCAATGATTTTGAGATCGCCTCCTGTTCTGAAGATGCCACG ATTAAACTCTGGGACATCCCCAAGCAGCTGCTGACCAAGAACCTCACAGCCTTCAGGAAGGAGCTGGTGGGCCACGCCCGCAAAGTGGGCCTGGTGGAGTGGCACCCCACGGCTGCCAACATCCTCTTCAGCTCTGGCTACGACTACAAG GTGATGGTCTGGAACCTGGATTCAAAGGAGACTGTAATCATGAGCCCCGTGAAGACAATTAACTGTCACCAAGACGTGATCCTCTCCATGTCCTTCAACACCAACGGCAGCCTGCTGGCCACCGCCTGTAAAGACCGCAAGATTCGGGTTCTAGACCCCCGAGCAGGGACTGTCCTCCAG GAAGCCAACTATAAAGGGCACCGGGCCAGCAAAGTGCTATTTCTGGGGAACTTGAAGAAGCTGCTGTCCACAGGCACATCCCGATGGAACAACCGGCAGATGGCCCTTTGGGACCAG GATGACCTGTCTGTGCCTGTCACAGAGGTGGACCTCGACGGCTCCTCCGGTGTGCTGTTTCCCTTCTACGACGCGGACACCAGCATGCTCTACGTGGTGGGGAAG GGGGACAGGAACATCCACTACTATGAGATCAGTGCCAACAAACCTCACTTGAACTACCTGACGGAATACCACTCCTATAATCCACAGAAGGGGATTG GTGTTATGCCAAAGAGAGGTCTCGACGTGTCCTCCTGTGAGATCTTCCGTTTCTACAAGTTGATCACAACCAAAAGCCTCATCGAGCCCGTATCCATGATTGTACCCCGACGG TCAGAATCCTACCAAGAGGACATCTACCCGCCCACGGCCAGTGCCCAGCCCTCTCTGACAGCCCAGGAGTGGCTCAGTGGGATGAATAAAG AGCCCGTCCTGATGTCCCTCAGGCCTGGGGCCGAGCCGCTGAGCCCGCAGCCTCTGCCCTCAGAGAGAACCCTGTCCGTGCCCACGGCCCCCACCTCGCCTCATCTCCTCAACCAGACGGGAAGGCTGCTTGCAGAGGATGGCCGGGGGCCCTTCTCCCTGCCAGAGGAGAAGGCGCCAAGGTGGGCGGCAGAACACaggctggaggagaagaaaaCCTGGCTCACGGACGGCTTTGACATCTTCGAGTGCCCCCCACCGAAGACAGAGAACGAG CTGCTGCAGATGTTCTATCGGCAACAAGACGAGATCCGaaggctccgggagctggtgaccCAGCGCGAGGTCCAGGCCAAACAGTTGGAACTGGAGATCAGAAACTTGCGTATGAGCTCACCAAGGCTCTGA
- the CORO2A gene encoding coronin-2A isoform X6, protein MTSGRSSDAPDSSILDKIKLWDIPKQLLTKNLTAFRKELVGHARKVGLVEWHPTAANILFSSGYDYKVMVWNLDSKETVIMSPVKTINCHQDVILSMSFNTNGSLLATACKDRKIRVLDPRAGTVLQEANYKGHRASKVLFLGNLKKLLSTGTSRWNNRQMALWDQDDLSVPVTEVDLDGSSGVLFPFYDADTSMLYVVGKGDRNIHYYEISANKPHLNYLTEYHSYNPQKGIGVMPKRGLDVSSCEIFRFYKLITTKSLIEPVSMIVPRRSESYQEDIYPPTASAQPSLTAQEWLSGMNKEPVLMSLRPGAEPLSPQPLPSERTLSVPTAPTSPHLLNQTGRLLAEDGRGPFSLPEEKAPRWAAEHRLEEKKTWLTDGFDIFECPPPKTENELLQMFYRQQDEIRRLRELVTQREVQAKQLELEIRNLRMSSPRL, encoded by the exons ATGACATCTGGACGCAGCTCTGACGCTCCTGACTCCTCCATCCTTGACAAG ATTAAACTCTGGGACATCCCCAAGCAGCTGCTGACCAAGAACCTCACAGCCTTCAGGAAGGAGCTGGTGGGCCACGCCCGCAAAGTGGGCCTGGTGGAGTGGCACCCCACGGCTGCCAACATCCTCTTCAGCTCTGGCTACGACTACAAG GTGATGGTCTGGAACCTGGATTCAAAGGAGACTGTAATCATGAGCCCCGTGAAGACAATTAACTGTCACCAAGACGTGATCCTCTCCATGTCCTTCAACACCAACGGCAGCCTGCTGGCCACCGCCTGTAAAGACCGCAAGATTCGGGTTCTAGACCCCCGAGCAGGGACTGTCCTCCAG GAAGCCAACTATAAAGGGCACCGGGCCAGCAAAGTGCTATTTCTGGGGAACTTGAAGAAGCTGCTGTCCACAGGCACATCCCGATGGAACAACCGGCAGATGGCCCTTTGGGACCAG GATGACCTGTCTGTGCCTGTCACAGAGGTGGACCTCGACGGCTCCTCCGGTGTGCTGTTTCCCTTCTACGACGCGGACACCAGCATGCTCTACGTGGTGGGGAAG GGGGACAGGAACATCCACTACTATGAGATCAGTGCCAACAAACCTCACTTGAACTACCTGACGGAATACCACTCCTATAATCCACAGAAGGGGATTG GTGTTATGCCAAAGAGAGGTCTCGACGTGTCCTCCTGTGAGATCTTCCGTTTCTACAAGTTGATCACAACCAAAAGCCTCATCGAGCCCGTATCCATGATTGTACCCCGACGG TCAGAATCCTACCAAGAGGACATCTACCCGCCCACGGCCAGTGCCCAGCCCTCTCTGACAGCCCAGGAGTGGCTCAGTGGGATGAATAAAG AGCCCGTCCTGATGTCCCTCAGGCCTGGGGCCGAGCCGCTGAGCCCGCAGCCTCTGCCCTCAGAGAGAACCCTGTCCGTGCCCACGGCCCCCACCTCGCCTCATCTCCTCAACCAGACGGGAAGGCTGCTTGCAGAGGATGGCCGGGGGCCCTTCTCCCTGCCAGAGGAGAAGGCGCCAAGGTGGGCGGCAGAACACaggctggaggagaagaaaaCCTGGCTCACGGACGGCTTTGACATCTTCGAGTGCCCCCCACCGAAGACAGAGAACGAG CTGCTGCAGATGTTCTATCGGCAACAAGACGAGATCCGaaggctccgggagctggtgaccCAGCGCGAGGTCCAGGCCAAACAGTTGGAACTGGAGATCAGAAACTTGCGTATGAGCTCACCAAGGCTCTGA